The Homo sapiens chromosome 16, GRCh38.p14 Primary Assembly genome includes the window ggcatgcacctgtgatcccagttactcgggaggctgaggcaggagaatcgtttgaacccgggaggcggaggttgcagtgagccggaatggcgccactgcactcaccgcacccggccaatttttgtgtttttagtagagactaaataCCATATAGTGAACACCTAAGACGGGGGGCCTTGGATCCAGGGCGATTCAGAGGGCCCCGGTCGGAGCTGTCGGAGATTGAGCGCGCGCGGTCCCGGGATCTCCGACGAGGCCCTGGACCCCCGGGCGGCGAAGCTGCGGCGCGGCGCCCCCTGGAGGCCGCGGGACCCCTGGCCGGTCCGCGCAGGCGCAGCGGGGTCGCAGGGCGCGGCGGGTTCCAGCGCGGGGATGGCGCTGTCCGCGGAGGACCGGGCGCTGGTGCGCGCCCTGTGGAAGAAGCTGGGCAGCAACGTCGGCGTCTACACGACAGAGGCCCTGGAAAGGTGCGGCAGGCTGGGCGCCCCCGCCCCCAGGGGCcctccctccccaagccccccGGACGCGCCTCACCCACGTTCCTCTCGCAGGACCTTCCTGGCTTTCCCCGCCACGAAGACCTACTTCTCCCACCTGGACCTGAGCCCCGGCTCCTCACAAGTCAGAGCCCACGGCCAGAAGGTGGCGGACGCGCTGAGCCTCGCCGTGGAGCGC containing:
- the HBQ1 gene encoding hemoglobin subunit theta-1, with the translated sequence MALSAEDRALVRALWKKLGSNVGVYTTEALERTFLAFPATKTYFSHLDLSPGSSQVRAHGQKVADALSLAVERLDDLPHALSALSHLHACQLRVDPASFQLLGHCLLVTLARHYPGDFSPALQASLDKFLSHVISALVSEYR